Within Pseudomonas sp. LBUM920, the genomic segment TTGAATTGGTCGGCCGTGCCTACCTGGCACCTGGCCTGAATGCCGTGTTCAGCGAGCACGCGTTTGCCGTCTACCCGATCGTCACTCAGGCAGTCGGCGCCGACGCACGCGTTATTCCGGCCAAGGACTGGGGTCACGACCTGCCGGCCATGCTGGCGGCCATCGACGCCCAGACCCGCGTGGTGTTTATCGCCAACCCGAATAACCCGACCGGCACCTGGTTCGATGCGCAAGCGCTGAACGACTTCCTGCAGGACGTGCCGGAACATGTGCTGGTGGTGCTGGACGAGGCCTATATCGAGTACGCCGAAGGCAGCGACCTGCCGGATGGCCTGGATTTTCTCGCGGCTTACCCGAACCTGCTGGTGTCGCGCACCTTCTCCAAGGCTTACGGCCTGGCGTCGTTGCGGGTTGGCTACGGCTTGTCGACGGCGGTGGTGGCCGACGTGCTAAACCGCGTGCGCCAACCGTTCAACGTCAACAGCCTTGCCTTGGCAGCGGCGTGTGCGGCGGTGAAGGACGCGGAATACCTGGAAGGGGGTCGTCGCATCAACGAAAGCGGCATGCTGCAACTGCAGGAAGGCTTCCGTGAGTTGGGGCTGGGCTGGATTCCATCCAAGGGCAACTTCATTTGCGTCGATCTTGCTCAAGTCGCCGCCCCGGTATTCCAGGGGCTGCTGCGCGAAGGCGTGATCGTGCGCCCGGTGGCCAACTACGGCATGCCGAACCACCTGCGTATCACCATCGGTTTGCCGGCGGAAAACAGCCGCTTCCTGGAGGCATTGGCCAAGGTTCTGGCTCGTGGTTGATGTCACTGCATTGCAACCTGCTGTGCCTATGATCGGTCGCCTGGTGGTGGTGGGTCTGGGATTGATCGGCGGCTCGTTTGCCAAAGGCCTGCGCGAAAGCGGGCTGTGCGGTGAAGTGGTCGGTGTGGACCTGGACCCGCAATCGCGCAAGTTGGCGGTTGAGTTGGGCGTGGTGGATCGCTGTGAAGCAGACCTGGCGCTGGCGTGCCAGGGGGCGGACGTGATCCAGCTCGCGGTGCCGATTCTGGCGATGGAGAAGCTGCTGGCTTTGCTGGCCGGCATGGACTTGGGGCAGGCGATTCTCACGGATGTCGGCAGTGCCAAAGGCAATGTGGTGCGCGCGGCGCAACGGGCGTTTGGCGGCATGCCGGCGCGGTTTGTACCGGGCCACCCGATTGCCGGTTCCGAGCAGAGTGGTGTCGAGGCGTCCAATGCGCAGTTGTTCCGTCGTCATAAAGTGATCCTGACGCCGCTTGAGCAAACCGACCCGGCAGCTTTGGCTGTGGTCGATCGCTTATGGCGCGAGCTGGGTGCCGATGTCGAGCATATGCAGGTCGAGCGTCACGACGAAGTGCTGGCGGCGACCAGTCATTTGCCGCATCTGCTGGCTTTTGGTCTGGTGGACTCGCTGGCTAAACGTAACGAAAATCTCGATATTTTCCGCTACGCCGCCGGGGGGTTCCGCGATTTCACGCGTATCGCCGGCAGTGATCCGGTGATGTGGCATGACATCTTTCTTGCCAATCGCGAGGCGGTGTTGCGCACCCTGGACACCTTCCGCAGCGACCTCGACGCCTTGCGCGATGCGGTCGATGCCGGGGATGGCCATCAATTATTGGGCGTGTTTACCCGTGCGCGGGTGGCGCGTGAACATTTCAGCAAAATTCTGGCGCGCCGGGCCTATATGGAAACTGCTGTGAACGCCGATGAGCAGACCTTCCTCGCCAGCCCGGGTGGTCGCTTGAGCGGACAGATTCGGGTGCCGGGCGACAAGTCGATCTCTCATCGCTCGATCATGCTCGGCTCATTGGCCGATGGCGTGACCGAGGTTGAGGGTTTCCTTGAGGGCGAAGATGCCCTGGCGACCTTGCAGGCGTTTCGCGACATGGGCGTGGTGATTGAGGGGCCGCACCATGGGCGCGTGATCATCCATGGTGTTGGCCTGCATGGCTTGAAGCCGGCGCCGGGGCCGATCTACCTGGGCAACTCCGGAACATCGATGCGCCTGTTGTCCGGCTTGCTGGCGGCGCAGCGCTTTGACAGTGTGTTGACCGGCGATGCCTCGCTGTCCAAGCGCCCGATGAGCCGCGTGGCCAAGCCGCTGCGCGAAATGGGCGCGGTGATTGAAACCGGGCCGGAAGGGCGTCCGCCGTTGACTATTCGTGGAGGTCAGGCATTAAAAGGTCTGACCTATACGCTGCCAATGGCCAGTGCACAGGTCAAATCCTGCCTGTTGCTGGCGGGCTTGTATGCCGAGGGTAAAACGTCGGTGACCGAGCCTGCGCCGACCCGTGACCACACCGAGCGCATGCTGCGCGGCTTCGGTTATCCGGTGCAGGTGCAGGGCGCTACGGTGTCGGTCGAGTCAGGCCATGCGTTGACCGCCACGCATATTGAGGTGCCGGGGGACATTTCTTCTTCTGCATTCTTTCTGGTCGCGGCGTCGATTGCCGAAGGCTCCGAGCTGTTGCTGGAGCATGTGGGGATCAATCCGACACGGACCGGCGTGATCGATATCCTGCGTCTGATGGGCGCGGACATCACGCTGGAAAACCTGCGTGAGGTCGGCGGTGAGCCGGTCGCCGATCTGCGCGTGCGTGCTGCTGCGCTGAACGGCATCGAGATTCCTGAGGCGTTGGTGCCGCTGGCGATTGATGAGTTTCCGGTGTTGTTCATCGCGGCGGCCTGTGCTCAGGGCCGTACCGTGTTGCGCGGCGCTGCAGAGTTGCGCGTGAAGGAATCCGACCGTATCCAGGTAATGGCCGACGGTATGCTGGCATTGGGCGTGAAGTGTGAACCGACACCTGATGGGATTATCATTGACGGCGGCCTGATAGGCGGCGGCGAGGTGCATTCCCATGGCGATCACCGGATTGCCATGGCCTTCAGTGTGGCGTCGCTGCGGGCGACAGCGCCGATTCGTATCCGTGACTGTGCCAATGTGGCTACATCTTTTCCGAACTTTCTTACACTGTGTGCCCATGTCGGCATTCGTGTTGCCCAAGAGGCTCAATTGTGAATATCAAAGCACCGGTGATTACCATCGACGGGCCAAGCGGCTCGGGCAAAGGCACGATTGCCGGCATTCTGGCCAAGCGCCTGGGCTGGTGCCTGCTGGATTCCGGCGCGCTGTACCGTTTGCTGGCCTTTGCCGCGCGTAACCACGGCGTCGACCTGACCAACGAAGAATCCCTGAAGCTGCTGGCGGCGCATCTTGATGTGCAGTTCGTCGGCGCGACGGAAGGTCATCCGCAACGCATCATCCTCGAAGGGGATGATGTGACCGATGATCTGCGTAACGAACAAGTTGGCTCCTGGGCATCCCAGGTTGCCGCGCTGCCGGCCGTGCGGGACGCGCTGCTGCAGCGCCAGCGGGCGTTTCAGGAACCGCCGGGCCTGGTCGCGGATGGTCGCGACATGGGCACCGTGGTGTTTCCAGATGCGCCGTTGAAGATTTTCCTGACCGCCAGCGCCGAAGAGCGGGCGCGCCGCCGTTACTTGCAGTTGAAGGGCAAAGTCGATGGTGTTAGTCTGTCGAGTCTGCTAGATGAGATCCGTGCACGCGATGAGCGTGATACCCAGCGTGCGGTAGCCCCGCTCAAGCCGGCGGCTGACGCCATACAGCTGGATTCCACGGAGTTATCCATCGAGCAGGTGCTGGAACGCATCTTGAGTGAAATCGCCATTCGCGATATCGCCGGGTGACCAAGAAGGCTGCAGGGGACCAGTCATAGTCCTGCGGTGCTTCTTTTAATTGAAACTGACCCACACCGTCTGGGGTGTGGAGATGGGCGTATTCTTCGCCCTTATCAACAGGAATTAAAATGAGCGAAAGCTTTGCGGAACTCTTTGAAGAAAGCCTAAAAACCCTGAACCTTCAGGCAGGCTCCATCATCACCGGTGTTATCGTTGATATCGATTACCAAGCTCGCTGGGTAACCGTTCACGCTGGTCTGAAGTCTGAAGCTCTGATCCCGCTGGAACAGTTCTACAACGATGCTGGCGACCTGACTATCAATGTCGGTGACGAAGTTCACGTTGCTCTGGACTCGGTTGAAGACGGTTTCGGTGAAACCAAGCTGTCCCGTGAAAAAGCCAAGCGCGCTGAATGCTGGATTGTTCTCGAAGCAGCCTTCGCAGCTGAAGAAGTGGTCAAGGGCGTTATCAACGGTAAGGTTAAAGGCGGCTTCACTGTCGACGTTAACGGCATCCGTGCGTTCCTGCCAGGTTCTTTGGTCGACGTTCGTCCAGTGCGCGACACCACGCACCTGGAAGGCAAAGAACTCGAATTCAAGGTCATCAAACTCGACCAGAAGCGCAACAACGTTGTCGTTTCCCGTCGCAGCGTCCTGGAAGCAGAGAACTCCGCCGAGCGTGAAGCTCTGCTGGAATCCCTGCAGGAAGGCCAACAAGTCAAAGGTATCGTCAAGAACCTCACCGATTACGGCGCATTCGTCGATCTGGGTGGCGTCGATGGCCTGCTGCACATTACCGACATGGCTTGGAAGCGTATCAAGCATCCTTCCGAAATCGTCAACGTTGGCGACGAGATCGATGTCAAGGTTCTGAAGTACGATCGTGAGCGTAACCGCGTTTCCCTGGGCTTGAAGCAGCTGGGCGAAGATCCATGGGTTGCTATCAAAGCTCGTTACCCAGAAAGCACCCGCGTAACCGCGCGTGTTACCAACCTGACCGACTACGGCTGCTTCGCAGAGCTGGAAGAAGGCGTGGAAGGCCTGGTACACGTTTCCGAAATGGACTGGACCAACAAAAACATCCACCCTTCGAAAGTCGTACAAGTCGGCGACGAAGTGGAAGTTATGGTTCTGGACATCGACGAAGAGCGTCGTCGTATCTCCCTGGGCATCAAGCAGTGCAAATCTAACCCATGGGAAGATTTCTCTGGCCAGTTCAACAAGGGCGATAAAATCTCCGGCACCATCAAGTCGATCACCGATTTCGGTATCTTCATTGGTCTGGACGGCGGCATCGACGGCCTGGTTCACCTGTCCGACATCTCCTGGAACGAAGTTGGCGAAGAAGCTGTTCGTCGTTTCAAGAAGGGCGACGAGCTGGACACCGTTATCCTGTCGGTTGACCCAGAGCGCGAGCGCATCTCCCTGGGTATCAAGCAACTGGAAAGCGATCCGTTCTCCGAGTACGTTCAAGAGAACGACAAAGGCGCAATCGTTAAAGGCACTGTGAAAGAAGTTGACGCTAAAGGCGCCATCATCACTCTGGCAGACGATATCGAAGCGACTCTGAAAGCCTCCGAAATCAGCCGTGACCGCGTTGAAGACGCACGTAACGTTCTGAAAGAAGGCCAGGAAGTAGAAGCCAAGATCATCAGCGTTGACCGCAAGAGCCGCGTAATCCAGCTCTCCATCAAGTCGAAAGACGAGATCGAAGAGAAAGAAGCCATTCAGAGCCTGCGCGACAAGCCAGCCTCTTCTGAGCCTTCTGCTGGTCCTACCACTCTGGGCGACCTGCTGCGTGCACAGATGGAAAAACAGAACTAAGTTCTGTCAGACCATAGAAAAAGGGCGACTTCGGTCGCCCTTTTTTGTGCCTGAAATTCGTTGAATCAATACTGAGAACCAAGGTGCGCTGCATAGTGTCAGAACTGGCTATAGTTTTATTAAAAGCACGGTTGTCAGTGATGTTGTTTCAATAAGGATTTGGATGAACAAGTTTATTTTAATCTTCGCCGTAGTCATGCTTGCCGGCTGCTCTACCACCAGCGCCAAAACTCATGTCAAGCGTGGTGTCAGCGGTATCGAGGTCGACTGTTCGGGCCTTGGTGGCAATTGGAGCAAGTGCGAGAAGCGCGCTGCCCGCGAGTGCAAGATGCAAGGCTATAAGGTCATCACCCGATCCAGCGATGCCAAGGACGAAGAGGGCGACTACCTGTTCGGCTGGAATCCCGCCGGCGCTGTAACTCGCACTATGCTGGTGATCTGTAATTGAGGCTCAAAGGCGCATGTTGCGGGTGTCTGCCTATGCAGCAGATAAGTTGTCGAGTGGGCTGTTCAAATTCATCAAGTCATGCTAAAACCTTTGAAGCGCTTTTCCTAGCTGCTTGAAAAAGAAGGGAAAAATATGACGAAGTCGGAGTTGATCGAACGAATTGTCACCCATCAAGGGCTGCTTTCATCCAAGGATGTAGAGCTGGCTATCAAGACTATGCTTGAGCAAATGTCCCAATGTTTGGCTACTGGGGATCGGATTGAGATCCGTGGTTTTGGCAGCTTCTCCTTGCATTACCGCGCACCGCGCGTCGGCCGTAACCCAAAAACCGGGCAGTCAGTCAGCCTTGATGGCAAGTTTGTGCCTCACTTCAAGCCAGGAAAGGAATTGCGGGACCGGGTGAACGAAGACGAAGAAGAAGGCGTCTGAGTCTTTTTGGGGTAGGAGAAATTTATGCGTGGAGCAAAGCGCGTTGTTTTTGTGCTGGTAGCGTTGATTGTTGCGCTAGTGATTTTAGGCTTTGTGCTGGAAAACCAGCAGAGCGTGGCCCTTTCATTCCTGGGCTGGACGACTGTACAGATGCCAGTGTCGGTATTTGTAGTAGTCGCGTTAATCATCGGGATGTTGATCGGTCCACTGCTAGGCGTTGGGTTGGCGCGTAGCCGGCGCCACAGGTCGATCTCGGCAGCGCGTGGTTAACAGTCTATCCTGATACCCAAGACGTGCGGTGAGGACGTTGTTTAACAGCTAAAGCTCTAGCGTGTAGGGCTTCGACTGTAAGGTGTCTGATGGCGGCGTATGGATGTAATAGGGTTGGCCAGCGTTGTTAGCGCCGCAGTTGGATATCCAGAGGTTAGCCGTTCCAATGTTTCTTGTTTGAGTCTTCAGGTGCCGCACTCTGAGTGCTCGGATATGTACTACACGTATGTCTGACGTGTTAGGTGTTAGGTGTTAGGTGTTAGGTATTAGATTTTAGATTCAGGCTAAGCGGGAAAATGCTGCTGAAAGATAGCGCGTAATGCGCCCTATTTGGTTGCAGCGCCAGGTTCGTAGATAGATTACCAACGTGTCAAATTGAAAATTTCTGTATACCCATCTTGCAAAACTGCCCTCTGCGCAGCTTCAACTCGTTTTACCTCAAAGCAAATTTCTGTCATTAGTGTCTCGGATGGCAGCGTCCGCGGTCGCCCGTATTCCTTGTGATTACCCTCCAATACAACGTAAGTAGGGATTATTGCTCTGGAACGATTAACCCTCCGCTTTGAATCGAGCAGCGAACAAATCAGCAAACGCTGGAGCGACGACTCAGTAAGGGCGCCGTTTGGCATGCGTATTTTCTGTAGGCTCATTATGCGAAAGCTGTTGAAGGTCTTATACACCTAATAAGTTAGCGAGCTATTTAATAGTTGCGCACTAATGGGGCGTGGCAGATTAGTATCATTTTGGGCAGCCCTTTCAACGTTAGTCGCTTTTTCATCATTCAGTTTTGTTGAATTAGAGAATAGGCGCTGTATCATCAACGCCCCAGCGTCGATAACACATACGCGCACAGTTAAAGATGGAAAATTTCGCGGAGCCGATCAATCAAGCGTGACGCTTGGAGCGATCAGGCATCGCAGCCCGGATTTCCGATCCTAGTCGGATCAAAGAGGGCATGAATTTGCGGTGGCACAGAGGCCTTCTGTGCCCTCACGCACCTAATAATGAAGCACCTACGTCAGGTATTTTTGATGATTCAATTTCTCGATCTAAAGTCATTGAACAACGCTCTCCGTGAAGAGCTCGTTGAGGCGGCTACGCGTGTCATCGACTCGGGCTGGTACATTCAAGGTGAGTTTCTCAAGCGCTTCGAGGAAGAGTTTTCCATTTATACCGGTGCCAGCCATACCGTCGGCGTTGCCAACGGCCTTGATGCTTTGACACTGACCATTCGTGCCTGGAAAGAGCTGGGCAAGCTCAAGGACGGCGATGAAGTCATCGTTCCGGCCAACACCTACATCGCAACGCTGCTGGCCGTGACGGAAAACAACCTGAAACCGGTTTTGGTCGAGCCTGACGAAAATACATACAATCTTTGTCCTGAGAAGGTCGAGCGTGCGCTGACGGCGAAAACTCGATTGATCCTGCCGGTCCATCTCTATGGGCAACTGGCCGATATGCGCGCGATCAATAGGATTGCCGAGCGTGAGAATCTACTGGTACTCGAGGACTGTGCCCAGGCGCATGGTGCGCAGATCGACGGCAGAAGTGCTGGTAACTGGGGTGACGCGTCCGGTTTCAGTTTCTACCCAGGTAAAAACCTGGGGGCGTTGGGTGATGCAGGCGCCATCACGTCTAACGATGCTGAGTTAGTCAGCATGATTCAGGCTCTGCGAAATTACGGTTCACACGAAAAATATAAGAATTTGGTGCAAGGCGTAAATAGCCGCCTGGATGAGATTCAAGCCGCAATGTTGAGCGTCAAGCTCAAGTACCTGCAGGCACAGACCGAGGCTCGTCGGCGTGTGGCAAGCCTTTATATGAATGGCATTAAAAATCCCTTGATTAAACTGCCCTTGGGCAGCGACGTGGATGTAATGAAGCATTTTTCTCACGTCTGGCACCTGTTCGTGGTGCGCTCCGAGGTGCGGGAAAAACTGGTACATCATCTCAACGCGTCGGGTATTCAAACATTAATTCACTATCCGATTCCGCCTCATCAGCAGCAGGCCTATGCAAGCGCCGAGTTTTATAATAAATCGCTTCCTACTACAGAGCGCATTCATCGCGAAGTATTGAGCTTGCCGATGAGCCCAATCATGACCGATTCAGAAGTCCAAAGTGTCGTTGAGGCCTGCAACGCTTTCTCTGTAGACGCCTGAATATGACGCTGCTCAGAACAAGCTTCCTCAACGGTATCGCGGTCGTTATCAAGATGCTCACCTTGCTGGGCATCAATAAAATGTTGGCCATCTATGTGGGCCCGTCGGGTTACGCTGCCCTGGGGCAGTTTCAGAACGCCGTGCAAATGGTAACGACGTTCTCGACAGGGGCCATCAGTACTGGCGTCACGAAGTACACGGCTGAATATCAAAACGATGAAGATGCCCAGCGCCGGGTTTGGCGCACGGCGGGTACGATTGCCTGTATGGGATCTGTATTGACATCAGTGCTTATCGTTATATTCAGCAAGCCGTTGGCAGTGTGGTGTTTTAATGATGAGGCCATGTACAGCGTATTTATCTGGTGTGCGGCTACCGTCATATTCTTTTCATTCAATACATTATTGCTTGCGATCCTTAATGGTAAAAAGGAAATTAATCGATACATACTGGCTAATATCGGTGGAAGCCTCCTTTCTTTACTAGTCATTATCATTATGGTAAGACAGTTTGGTCTATATGGTGCGCTGATTTCATTGGTGCTGTATCAGTCTATCGCCTTCCTCGTGACATGCCTGCTGTGTTACAGAACCGAATGGTTCCGATTTTCCAATCTACTCGGAAAGTTAGACAGGCAAATTGCGATAAACCTGACAAAGTTTACCGCCATGGCGCTCACGACTGCTGCGTGCGTGCCCGTTAGCCATATTCTGGTGCGTAATTATCTAGGCGCGGAGTTTGGATGGGAAACCGCTGGGTATTGGGAAGCCATGTGGCGTCTGAGTACAGCTTATCTTCTATTAGTGACAACAACGCTGGGCTTGTATTTTTTACCCAAATTGTCAGAACTGATCAACCCGCTGGATATCAAGAGAGAGATTCTTCAAGGTTATAAACTGATTCTTCCTGTGGCGATGGTGTGCGGGGTAGTGATCTACAGTTTGAGGGATTTTATTATCGGCTTACTGTTTACCCAGGCGTTCAGTCCGATGCGGGATTTTTTCGCATGGCAGATGCTGGGAGACACGCTTAAAATTGCCAGCTGGATTCTTGCTTACCTGATGCTGGGTAAGGCAATGGTTAAAATGTATATTCTTACAGAGGTATTTTTTGCACTCAGTTTTTACGTGCTTACGGTGTTGCTGACCAAGGTGGGCGGTCCGGTGGGTGTGACCTGGGCTCACGCAGCTAATTACGGTATGTACTTGATAGTCATGTACTTTCTTATTTATAGAAAGCTGAATAAAAATAACGCAGGATAAGGATGTGTTGCCCATGAGTCGCTTGCTATCTTCAATCCGCGATTTGATTCTAATGCAAACAGACGTCGACAAGAGCGTCGATTTGGCGGAAGTGTATGGGGCGATACTGTGGGCGGCCGATAAAGGTATTTATGACGACCCCGAACTGGAAGAAATATTAACTGCTCGATGCATGAGTAGGCTGTCAGTGGACGAAATTCACTCGCCGTTGAAGGATTGTATTCATCTGATCTCGGAGCCCTATCTGATTGGCGGGCACACGCGGCTGATGGAGCAACTTTCGACAATGCATGCGGAAAAGCCTGCTCTGCTGATAACGCGTAAAAGTGCCCAGAGTGCGATCGAACGAACTCAAGGTTTTTTTTCCGAAAGCACCCTGACCAGTGCTTCCACACCCATCGAGAAAATTGCTGAGATTATTCAGTGCCTCAAACCGTATAAAAGAGTGGTGATGCATATTCACCCAGATGATATGGTTTCTGTCATCGCATGCAAGATTCTAAAGACTGTCAGCACGGCGAAGATTTATTTTGTAAATCATGCTGATCATGTGTTTACTTACGGCAGCTCGGTGGCAGATGTCTACTTTGAACTAAGCACGTTTGGCCGTCGTCGAGACCTGAAAAAAACGATCTCTGGCAGTAAGTCTTTTCTAGGGATTCCGTTGACAAGTAAGTTGGTACCAAAGCATCACAGCCTACCCAATAAAAATAGCACGTTAAATTTTTTCAGTGCGGCGTCGCCCTTCAAGTTCAAACCGGTCAAAGGCTATGATCTTAGGCCTGCCATACGCAAGGTGCTGACTGAGTTTAAACATTCCACCTTCTGGATCGTCGGTGCCAACCCGCTTACCAATACGTGGTGGTGGCCAATAAAGTTGCGATACTGGAACAGGTTTAAAGTGGTTTCCTCGCTGCCATACGAAAGCTACCTGGCGCTCTTGGAACGTGCAGATTTTTACGTCGACAGTTATCCAACGCCGGGTGGGACTGCCTTCGCGGAGCAACTTTTCAATGGGCGCCGTTGTGTCGGGTTACGCGCGCCTATACAAGGTTATTCACCCGCCGATAATTTGAAGAGTGAGAGTGTAGAGGGGTTTATCGACAGTGTTTTTCAGGGGGGTAATGATAGAGCTGTCATTGCGTCAGTGCTGGCCGTTAATGGGTATGAGGCAGTTAAGTCACGGTATCTGGCTTGTCTCTACGAAGATATCATGTGCGCCAATGAGATGGAGAAGCACGTGGCGTGGACGGGGGATATTAGCGTCTACGAGCAGCCGGGAAAAATAACCACGGCAATTCCGCCGGAGGTCGTTTCCAGATTAATCGAATTTGATAAAAAATTTATGCGTGTTCTGTTTCTCGAGCTCAGCGCCACGCAGAAAATCAAAGTGGCCCTTAAACTTGCGCGTTTGAAAGTCAGCGAGCTTCTCCCTAAAAAAAGCCGGTCGGGTAAAGCATGAGGGCATTAGCGTTACGCTTACTTCTAATAATGCTCATACTCTCGGACTATTTCATTTTAACGCTCCACGCTCCCAGTGCCGTTGGAGCCTGGCGCGAAGGGCTTGTACTGGCGTATGTGCTTCTGACCGGGTTAATCACATTTTTCCAAATCGGAACACGTTATACAATTCCCGCGCGGTATAAAGAACAGCTGTTGATTATTCTGTTTTTTATAATATTTTATTGTATCTGCGGCGAGCTTTCCGAAGCATCATTTCGGATGTTTCGGTCGTTTGCTATGCCGATCCTCTTTGCCCTCATGATCAATGCGGTGTGCCTGGGTCTGGCGCTAGAAACGAAGTTGCGCATTATATTTTCAACACTCGTCGTAATGACGTTTGTCTCAGGCGGTTATGCCATTTATCAATACCTGACAATCAGCGATCCGGAACAATTCTGGTATTGGCCGCTATTGTCCGAGAAAGGTTTTGAATTGGAGACTTATAATTCCATGAGAGACGGAAATCCGAGAATGTCGGGTTTCTTTACGGGCACCCTTGAGTTTGCGGCCTTTAATTTGAATACCACGCTCTTTGCGTGCTGTCTGCTTGTGCAAGCCTTTAGGGAGAAGACCTATGACCGACGCTTTTTCCTGTATCTGTTGGTGGCCCTTTTTTCCACTGCGCTGATTATTTATGGTTCGGTAAGGACGGCAGCTATTGGTATGGTTTCAGCTGTGTTTTTCCTGGCACTGTTACAGTTATTACGTCGAAGCTTTTTTATCGGCTTTCTCGGATATAGTTATTTTATCTGCGTGACGGGCTCTATTTTTCTATACCTTGCACTGGGATATACGGAAGATCTTTCTGCCCTTGACCGGGTTCGGCAGTGGTTGGTGGTGCTTGAATCACTCAATACAATGCCACTGGGTCTGGGTTTCGGTGCTATTGGACCAGGTCAACTATATTGGTTTGATTCACTGTGGTTGAATCTGCTGGCGTCCTCTGGTTATCTGGGCGTCGCTTTGATGCTCGGTCTGATCTGTTTCTACAGCAGGATTGTCATCGCTACCCAACAGCTGCGTATTGGGGGTAATGTGTTTATGAGGGGGGTGGCTGATTATATGGTAATCAGCTACCCGTTTTTCCTGAGCAGCTTTTTCTTTCAGTCATATACGAATAGTGTAGTACTGTACCTTTTTGCGTTGATTGCAGTGGTGGTGATGTATGAGTCGAAATATCGTGCAAGCTAAAATGTCGATATTGATCGTTCTTTATAAAAGGCATTATAGAGAATCTGCTGCCATCACGACGTTATTGAGTAATGTCGCACCTTTTCGTGCGCAAGGTATCGACGTTGAATTTTTTGTATGGAATAACACGCCTGAATGCTCTCCGGCGTTATCGGCTGAGAATTTGACGTGGCTTGAAGGTAATAATGACGGTTTAGCTTACATTTATAATCGCGTTGCAGACATGGCGTTTGCAGGGGGAGCGACGCATTTCATGATCTCGGATGACGATACGGATTACTCAAGCCAGAATTACGTAGAGGCGATTTCCCGCGCGCTTGAATTCGAAGCCACTTCGGCAGCTGATTTGTTTGGCGTCATGGTGCCCAAAGTTTACTCAAGAGAAAAATTGGTAAGTCCGGGACTTCGCTTCTGGTTCTTCGGCCGATTATCCGACGACGTTGACAGTGGCATAAACTCATCGCGTAATAAACTAGCTATCAATAGTGGTGTGATT encodes:
- a CDS encoding O-antigen translocase, which encodes MTLLRTSFLNGIAVVIKMLTLLGINKMLAIYVGPSGYAALGQFQNAVQMVTTFSTGAISTGVTKYTAEYQNDEDAQRRVWRTAGTIACMGSVLTSVLIVIFSKPLAVWCFNDEAMYSVFIWCAATVIFFSFNTLLLAILNGKKEINRYILANIGGSLLSLLVIIIMVRQFGLYGALISLVLYQSIAFLVTCLLCYRTEWFRFSNLLGKLDRQIAINLTKFTAMALTTAACVPVSHILVRNYLGAEFGWETAGYWEAMWRLSTAYLLLVTTTLGLYFLPKLSELINPLDIKREILQGYKLILPVAMVCGVVIYSLRDFIIGLLFTQAFSPMRDFFAWQMLGDTLKIASWILAYLMLGKAMVKMYILTEVFFALSFYVLTVLLTKVGGPVGVTWAHAANYGMYLIVMYFLIYRKLNKNNAG
- a CDS encoding DegT/DnrJ/EryC1/StrS aminotransferase family protein; this encodes MIQFLDLKSLNNALREELVEAATRVIDSGWYIQGEFLKRFEEEFSIYTGASHTVGVANGLDALTLTIRAWKELGKLKDGDEVIVPANTYIATLLAVTENNLKPVLVEPDENTYNLCPEKVERALTAKTRLILPVHLYGQLADMRAINRIAERENLLVLEDCAQAHGAQIDGRSAGNWGDASGFSFYPGKNLGALGDAGAITSNDAELVSMIQALRNYGSHEKYKNLVQGVNSRLDEIQAAMLSVKLKYLQAQTEARRRVASLYMNGIKNPLIKLPLGSDVDVMKHFSHVWHLFVVRSEVREKLVHHLNASGIQTLIHYPIPPHQQQAYASAEFYNKSLPTTERIHREVLSLPMSPIMTDSEVQSVVEACNAFSVDA